The Oncorhynchus keta strain PuntledgeMale-10-30-2019 unplaced genomic scaffold, Oket_V2 Un_contig_6954_pilon_pilon, whole genome shotgun sequence genome has a window encoding:
- the fahd1 gene encoding acylpyruvase FAHD1, mitochondrial, whose protein sequence is MTSRNISRFWEWGKKIICVGRNYADHAKELNNIVPTEPVLFLKTPSAYLTEGSPILIPKYSNSVDHEIELGVVIGKGGTAIPQSSAMQHVAGYALCLDMTARDVQDDCKSKGLPWTLAKAFNTSCPVSEFIPKERIPDPGNVKIWLNVNGQMRQNGCTSQMIFSIPFLISYISEIITLEEGDLILTGTPKGVSAVQVHDELHAGIDDVVSMTFKVGRL, encoded by the coding sequence ATGACTTCACGGAATATATCTCGATTTTGGGAGTGGGGAAAGAAGATCATCTGTGTTGGGAGGAACTACGCCGACCATGCAAAGGAGCTGAATAACATCGTCCCAACAGAGCCCGTGTTGTTCCTGAAGACTCCATCTGCATATCTGACAGAGGGCTCACCTATCCTCATTCCCAAATACTCCAACAGTGTAGACCATGAAATCGAGTTGGGGGTGGTCATCGGGAAAGGTGGCACCGCTATCCCCCAATCCTCCGCGATGCAACACGTCGCAGGGTACGCCCTGTGTTTGGATATGACAGCTCGGGACGTCCAGGATGACTGCAAGTCTAAAGGTCTTCCGTGGACTCTGGCCAAAGCGTTCAACACATCTTGTCCCGTCAGTGAATTCATCCCCAAAGAGCGTATACCCGACCCGGGAAACGTGAAGATCTGGCTCAATGTGAACGGCCAGATGCGCCAGAATGGCTGCACCTCTCAGATGATTTTCTCCATTCCCTTTCTCATCAGCTACATCAGTGAGATCATCACCCTAGAAGAGGGGGATCTGATTCTCACAGGGACTCCCAAGGGTGTATCCGCTGTGCAGGTGCACGATGAATTACATGCTGGCATAGATGATGTTGTCAGCATGACTTTTAAAGTTGGCAGACTTTGA
- the hagh gene encoding hydroxyacylglutathione hydrolase, mitochondrial codes for MFYRSLVASACTLGVLGAAATYKIAPAHVQAALLHKEAPDIPIRKSLLVEQSDMKVELLPALTDNYMYLLIDEESKEAAIIDPVEPVKVVEAIRKHGVRLTTVLTTHHHWDHAGGNEKMVRLVPGLTVYGGDDRVDALTKKVKHSNTFKVGSLTVKCLFTPCHTTGHICYLVTKDNSTEPPAVFTGDTLFVAGCGKFFEGTAEQMYRALIDVLGRLPPETRVYCGHEYTINNLKFARHVEPDNEVIKKKLAWAKEKVSNGEPTIPSTVAEEFKFNPFMRVKEKSVQEHAGQNDPVETMRSLRKEKDGFRVPKD; via the exons ATGTTTTACCGGTCACTGGTAGCGAGTGCCTGCACTCTTGGCGTTCTTGGAGCCGCTGCAACGTATAAAATTG CCCCTGCGCACGTCCAAGCAGCCCTTCTACACAAGGAAGCTCCTGATATCCCGATAAGGAAGTCTTTACTGGTGGAGCAGAGCGACATGAAGGTAGAACTGCTGCCAGCCCTCACTGACAACTACATGTACCTTCTCATTGATGAGGAGTCAAAGGAAGCTGCCATCATAGACCCAGTTGAACCAGTGAAG GTTGTAGAAGCTATCAGAAAGCACGGTGTGAGACTTACAACAGTTCTGACCACCCATCACCATTG GGACCATGCGGGAGGCAATGAGAAGATGGTGAGGCTGGTGCCTGGTCTCACTGTGTACGGAGGAGATGACCGGGTGGATGCCCTCACTAAGAAAGTCAAACACTCCAACACATTCAAA GTTGGTTCACTTACAGTCAAGTGTTTGTTTACGCCATGCCACACCACTGGCCACATTTGCTACCTTGTGACCAAAGACAACAGCACTGAGCCTCCAGCTGTCTTCACAG GGGACACACTGTTTGTTGCTGGCTGTGGGAAGTTTTTTGAGGGTACAGCTGAACAGATGTACAGGGCATTGATAGACGTGCTGGGACGTCTGCCCCCTGAAACA CGTGTTTACTGTGGTCATGAGTACACCATCAACAATCTGAAGTTCGCTCGACATGTGGAGCCCGACAACGAGGTCATCAAGAAAAAACTAGCATGGGCAAAG GAGAAAGTCAGTAATGGAGAACCAACCATCCCCTCCACTGTGGCTGAAGAATTCAAATTCAACCCCTTTATGAGAGTGAA AGAGAAGTCTGTGCAAGAGCATGCTGGGCAGAATGACCCTGTTGAAACCATGAGGAGTCTCCGTAAGGAGAAAGATGGCTTCCGGGTCCCCAAGGACTGA